From the genome of Aquiluna borgnonia:
CACGTACTGCTCGAACTCACCCCAGCCGGAAACTCCGACCTTGGTTGCGCCGCTCAGGAGCGAGGTGATTACCTCACCGCCGCCAGAGTGGGCAACGTAGTTCAGCTTGGTGGAGTCAACCCCAATGGCCTTGTAAACCTGAATGGTTGTTGCGTGGTCAAGGGTTCCGACCGATCCACCTGCGACAGCAATGGTTGGGTCCTTCTTGATTGCAGCTACCAAGTCCTTCATGGTCTTGTAGGGGCTGGTTGCGGGGACAACGATGGCCTCATACTCAGCCATCAGGCGAGCAACACCAATGTTGTCAGATACGCGAGCGGAGTTCTTGTTGTTCTGGATACCTAAGAGCATTGCGTAACCGGTGACCATGGCCTTACCGGCCTTGCCGCGGTCCTTGAGCATGAAGTCATTTAGAGCCGCAGCACCGGATCCACCGATTACCGACTCGTTGGTGATGCTTCCAGAAACCAGACCCTCGGCCTTCATGGCGGCCGCAACATCATTGGCAAATCCTGCGTAGCCAGAGGTTGGGCCGGCACCCAGCTTGAAGTTCAAGCTCTTCAGGGTTGGGTACTTGGCGTATGCCCAGATCCTCTTGCCCTTGAATGTTCCTGCGGTTTCCTTCTTGCAGACTAGGTTGCTGCCATCAGCACCCTTGCCCTTTGCAACAGCGTTTAGAGTTGCGCACTCCTTGCCGTACTTGGCTGCAGCCGCTGAGGCTGGGGCGGCTGTTGCTGGAACAGCTGACATGGTTGAAGCAATCAACGCGAGCGCCGTTGCTGCGATTGTAATTTTCTTCACTACGTGGTCCTCCAATTGAAGTGGGCTTGGCCCTGGCCAGTGCCAGTGCCGCGACGGAGAACGAGAGTGGGATTAACAGCCTTTGCCAACCCCATCGTCGACCGAAGGCTGAGTCTCTTCCACCACCGAAGTGATCACAGGCCCCGGGTTATTAACCGTGATGACGAAACCTGTGCTTAGGAATACTCCCCCAGCAATCTCAAAGTTAGCTGGTTGGGGGACAAGTGAACGGCGGTATACCAATTCGTTACATTTGAGTGAACTGAACAGCCCAAGCCTGGGCTTCGGAAGCGGAGACGAGAGGATTTGAACCTCCGAGGGGCTTTTAAGACCCCTACCTCATTAGCAGTGAGGCGCACTCGACCGGGCTATGCGACGTCTCCAAGATGCCAGCCAAGCCTACTAGGAAAAGAGTCGGTTTGAAAAACTAACTGGAGCAGCTCTTGACAGAGGCGTTGGTGCCCTGAACCCAGTCTGGAAGAGGCTCATCACTTGAAGTGGCGGCGGAGTCAGGAGCTGCCTCAACGCTTTCTGAAATGGTTGGTTCCTCTGTTTCGGCAACAACCGCTCCGCTTCCAACGTTTGCCTCCTGCAGCACCAGCGGCTGGTCCTGAGCTAGTTTTTCAAACAGCAACTGGCCCTGTTCTTCAATCAGGCCAACTCGGCCCGCGTAGTTACCGGACATCGAATAGACCGGAAGCTTTAGGAACGTGATCTTGTCCAAGTCAACGTCGTTTACCTCGCTAGCCATGCCAAGAATTACGCGAATGCTGGTAAGGCTGTTGGAAAGGGTCATGTTCTCGAGCGCCGCGGTTCCAAGCTTCAGCATGGTGAAGGGGTTGGTGAGGGCTCCCTCATCTTTTAGCTTTCGAACCAGGGAGGTTAGGAAAACCTGCTGGTTAGAAATGCGAGAGAGGTCTGAACCATCGCCAACTCCGTGGCGAGTTCGCAAAAACGCCAGCGCCTGCTCACCGATCAGGGTGTGCTCGCCCGCTTCAAGGTATAGATCGGTGTATTGATCCTGAATTGGCTCCGCGACACAAACCGTGACCCCGCCAACCGCCTCGCTCATTGCAATTACGCCTTTGAAGTCGATCATGGCCAGGTAGGGGATTCTCACGCCCGTGAGCTCTTGAATGGTGAGCAGGGTGCAGGCCGGGCCACCGTTATTCATGGTCGCATTGATTTGCATGAGATCACTGCCGGGGTAAGGCTCCCCGCCATCGGGATTGGGGCAGGATGGAACCTCAACCATCAAATCTCTGGGGAAGGAGAGCGCCACTGCGTTCTTTCGGTCCTCCGAGACGTGGAGCAAGATGATCACATCCGCAAGGGCGTTTCCCACTGGGCCGTAAGCCGTTGAGCCCTGGCCCTCTCTGGTGTCAGAACCAATCAGCAAAACATTTATCGGGCCGTCAATTTCAGCCGCGGTGGGCGGCGCGTATGTGGCACCATCGGTGGAGTAAACATCAATTCCAGAGGCCTTGAGCTGGGATAGCACATAAACGTAACCTCCGCCGGCAGCCAATGCCACCAGCCCGGTGACTACGGTGAAGCCAATTATGAGTTTTGTGAGCCAACCACGACGCCTTGGGCGCTTGGTTTCATCGGGAAAAATGAACTCGGACTCGGTCACCTGAAAAGTCTAGAGATTAAATGCTGAAAGCGGGCTAGGAAAGTGGCGGAGGCCGTGGGATTCGAACCCACGAGACATTGCTGTCCACTGGTTTTCAAGACCAGCTCCATCGGCCGCTCGGACAGACCTCCGCATGGAAGTTTAGTAGCTATTGCAGAAATTCGAGACCCTCAAGTGACTCCAGCACCTGAGCAACTCCGTCTTCCGTCACCGCAGCGGTGATTGCGGTGGCCTCAAGCTTTACCTCTTCGGGGGCCTGCCCCATGGCAAAGGCGTAGCCGCCCATGGACCTTGCCCAGCGGAACATTTCAATGTCGTTGCGACCATCACCCATAACCAGGGTTCGATGTCCGGGGATGTCGTAGCTTTGGCGCAGCTGCTCAAGAGCATGCCCCTTGTCTATGCCCTCGGGGGCAATGTCCAACCAAGCGGTATAGCCGATTGCGTAGGAGACTGATTTCAGCCCGACTCGCTCCATCAGACCCAAAAACTGCTGTACATCGTGATCCGGAGACAGCACAACCACCCGGCTAACCGGCCGGTGCAACAGTTCCTCCAGCGGAGCCTCGTGATTCACATCTCCCAGGGCGTAAGCAGGGAAAGGTTTGTGGAAGCGATAGCTTCCGTCAACATCCTCAACAGCAAAGTGAGCATTGGGAAGATGCTCGATCAACTGGGTCAGCACCTCAGCGGGTTCAAAAGTTTTCACATCGTGGATTTCAAATCCTTTGGGGTGAGCATCCTCCAGTCGAATCGTGACTGCGCCATTGGAACAGACAGAGTGATTGAGTTTTACTCCGAGGTCTTTGATGACCGGGTAGGCGTTGGCGGCAGCTCGACCGGTGGCGATGACCACCTCGTGGCCGAGGGCCCGGACTCGAGTGACCTGCTCGATTACTCGATCGGATAAAAACCCGTCGTCGTGAACGAGCGTGCCATCAATGTCTAGGCCAATTAGCCAACGCTCAAAATCTGCCATTGGCTAGTTCTTCGGCACAATCTTCTCGAGGCCGCCGAGGTAAGGACGCAGTGCCTTTGGAACCACCACCGACCCGTCGGCCTGCTGATGATTTTCCAAAATTGCAACGAGCCAGCGAGTAGTGGCCAACGTTCCGTTCAGCGTTGCCGCGATTCTAGGCTTGCCGTTTTCGTCTCGGTAACGGGTGTTTAGTCTGCGGGCCTGGAAGGTGGTGCAGTTCGAGGTTGAGGTCAGCTCGCGGAAGGTGCCCTGGGTCGGGACCCAGGCCTCAACGTCATACTTTCTTGCGGCCGAAGAGCCCAGGTCTCCCGCTGCGACATCAATAACCCGGTAGGGAAGCTCACACTTTTGCAGCATCTGCTCTTGCCAGCCCAAGAGCCTGGCGTGCTCCTGCTCGGCTTGATCTGGGTGGCAGTAGCTAAACATCTCCAGCTTGTTGAACTGGTGAACTCTCAGGATGCCGCGGTTGTCTTTTCCTGCAGCACCAGCTTCGCGTCGGTAACAGGTGGACCAACCCGCGTAGCGGACCGGGCTCGAAAGGTCGTCGATGATCTCGTCTCGGTGGTAACCGGCGAGAGCAACCTCACTGGTGCCGGTGAGGTAAAGCTCATCGGCAGGAAGGTAATAGATCTCGTCAGAGTGCTCACCCAAAAAGCCAGTGCCCTGCATAACCTCGGGCTTGACCAGGGTCGGAGTGATTAGCACCGTGAACCCAGCCTCGGCGGCCTGGTCCATAGCAAGCTGCATCATCGCGAGCTCAAGACGCGCTCCCCAGCCCTTCAGGAAGTAAAAACGTGATCCCGAGATTTTCACTCCGCGCTCGATGTCAATCACATCGAGTAGCTCTCCAAGCTCAGCGTGGTCCCTTGGTTCAAAATCAAAGCTTGGTATTTCACCAACCTGCTTGATCACTACGAAGTTCTCTTCGCCGCCCGCCGGAACGTCTGGAATAACAATGTTTTCAATTTTGAGCAAAACTTTTGCCAGCTCTTCATCAGCCTGATTCGCCTTGGCGTCTGCTGCCTTCACACTGGCGGCAAGCTCTTGGGCCTGAGCCACCAGCTCGGCCTTTTGCTCCTTTGGCGCAGCAGCGACCAGCTTGCTGTGTTGATTCTGCTGGGCCCTTAGCGCTTCAAATTCCGATAGTGCTGAGCGCTTTTGAAGGTCAAGTTTGGCAGCTAGGTCTACAAGGGATTCATCGCCACCGCGTGCACGCTGGGATGCCCTGATGGCTTCTGGGTTTTCTCTAAGTAGATTGAGGTCAATCACGCCCTCAAGCCTACCCGCAGAAACCCTTAGGCTTGTGTCGTGGGCGGGCATGCAATCATCTTTAATCCTTCGAAGACCTCGAAGGAAAAGCTTGAGCAATTTATAACCCAGGCCCAGCTGAATCACGTTTCACTTTTCACTTCGGATTCGAAAACCAATGGCTACCAAACCGCGCTAAAGGTAATCTCCGAAGGACACCGGCACATCGCAATCGCCGGCGGTGACGGCACAATCCGAGCCGTGATTCAAGCGGTGGCAGAGGCCAAACATGAGGTGAGCATCGGTCTGATAGCCATTGGAACAGGAAACGTGCTGGCGAGAAATCTCAGGATTCCGCTCGGGCTGAGCGCAAAATCAATCGAGAGGGCACTGAGCGGCCAGCCCTACCGAATAGACCTCGGCGAGGCCATGGCTCTGATGCATGATGGCCACCTCAGGCAATTTTTCTTTACCGGAATCGCAGGGCTGGGGATGGATGCGCGAATCATGCAGCGAACCAGGAAGTCACTCAAGCGCCGAGTGGGGTGGATCGCCTACATCGACGGCGGATTTCGATCGCTGCCACTGAAGTTTGAGAAATTCGAGGTGAGTGTGGACGAGCGGCCACTGCGAACTTTGAAGAGCTACTCGATTCTGGTGGGAAACGCCGGCTGGCTTCCGGGAAACATTTCGATGATGCCGGATGCCAAATTGGATGACGGGCAGTTGGATTTTGCCGCCATAGGTCCGAGGCGAATTTGGAACTGGATTGACTTTTTAGCCAGGGTGACCTGGCAAAACCAAATTGTTCGCCCAATTTCACTTGGTCGGAAATTCTTGGATGCAACGGCCAACCTCAAGACCATGGAAAACCTCAATGGAGCCAGGATTCGTATCCGACCAAGCTCGCCAAGCCCCATGCAATTGGATGGTGACGTGATGGGGGAAGTGCTGGAAGTTAACTTCTGCCTAAAGCCAAAGGGATTGGTCGTAAGGCTTTAGTTTCCTCGCAGGCTCTCAAGCCACTGCTGGGCCGACTCGTATGCAGGGTTTGAGTTATTGCCGCGGTGCACAGATTCACTCTTATCCGCCCTGGGGTAGGAGCCGAGGAATATCACCTTTGGCGAAAAACGGTGCAGCCCCATCAAAGCCTCAGCAATAGCCTCGTCCTCGAGGTGGCCCTGGGCATCAATGTTGAAGCGGTAGCGGCCAAAGCGATCACCGACCGGCCTGGATTCAATTCGGGAGAGATTCACCCCGCGCGCAGCGAACTGCTCGAGCATCTCTAAAAGCCCACCGGGTCGGTCATCCGGGAGTTCCACAATGACAGAGGTTTTGTCAAAGCCGGTTCTTGGCTTTGGTGCGCCGCTGCGACCGACCTCCAGGAAGCGGGTTTGGGCTTCCTTGTTTTCCCCGATGTCGCTGGCAAGGGTCACCAGACCATAGAGTCCAGCAGCTCCGGGGGCAGCTATAGCCGCATCTGAGGTGTGACCGGAAATTACTGTTTTTGCCGCCGCAGCGGTGGAGGCGGTTGGGATGTGAGAGTGGTTTGGAACCCTGGCCTGCAACCACTTGCGAGATTGGGCATAGGCAACCGGGTGGGTGTAAACAGTTTGAATAGATTCAAGTGTTGTCCCCGGGGAAGCCATTAGATCAAAGGTGACCGGCACCAAATACTCTCCAAATATTTGAACCCCGGAGTAGGTTGCCAAAGCATCCATGGTTGCCGATACGCCACCCTCGAGAGAGTTCTCAATCGGAACCACAGCCCGCTCAGCGCTGCCATCTAGCACGGAATCAAGTGCCTCACTCACTGAGCCGACTGGGATCAGGGCAGTGTCCTCACCGGCCAGTTGTCGCGCGGCCATTTCAGTGAAGGTGCCGGCTGGGCCCAGGTAGGCAATCGACTTAGGTTGGGACATGCCTCAAGATTAGGGCAGATGCGCCAATGGTTGCAGTTTTGTTAGACGACTACTAACCGCTTATGCCCGATTCGCTATACCTTTTATAAGAAGTTCCGGAAGGGGACCCATGCACCAGAGAGCCGGTTTGCTTGCCCATGAAAGCGACCTAGTTGATCTAGAGAAACTAACTTCCAGCTACTTCGACGTCTCCCCGGACGTTGCTATTGCAGAACAGCGAGTTGCGTTTGGAACATCTGGCCACCGTGGGAGCTCGCTCAACGGCTCGTTCAACGAGAACCATATTCTGGCTATCACTCAGGCGATTGTGGAATATCGAACTGCTCAGGGTTTCAACGGTCCAATTTATGTCGGCCGTGACACCCACGCACTGAGCGAACCAGCTCAGCAGAGCGTTCTTGAGGTTCTTGCCGGCAACGGACTAGTTGCTCTGATTGACAGTAACGACCGCTACACCCCAACTCCAGCAATTTCGGTAGCCATCATCGATCACAACGGTCAACTCCCCCGCGGCAGTGATGCGGTGGCGGATGGCATTGTGATCACCCCCAGCCACAATCCACCCCAGGATGGCGGCATCAAATACAACCCCCCACACGGTGGGCCAGCGGACTCCGATGCCACAAACTGGATCGCAAAGCGGGCCAACGAAATCATTTCCAACGGCATGCAGGCCGTGAAGCGAGCAACGCCAAATGCCCGAAAGTTCGACTTCCTAAATAACTACGTTTCCCAACTTGACCAGGTGCTCAAGCTCGACTCAATTCGCAATGCCGATGTTCGAATTGGAGCCGATCCAATGGGCGGAGCATCGGTTGACTACTGGGGTGCCATTGCAGATCGATTTAGGCTAAACCTTCAGGTGATAAACCCTAACGTCGACTATCGGTTCGGCTTCATGACACTGGACTGGGATGGCAAGATCCGCATGGACTGCTCCTCACCGCATGCCATGGCCTCACTAATTGATAACAAATCAAGCTTTGACATCTCTACTGGCAATGACGCAGACGCAGATCGGCACGGCATTGTCACGGCAGACTCCGGACTTATGAATCCAAACCAC
Proteins encoded in this window:
- a CDS encoding LCP family protein, translated to MTESEFIFPDETKRPRRRGWLTKLIIGFTVVTGLVALAAGGGYVYVLSQLKASGIDVYSTDGATYAPPTAAEIDGPINVLLIGSDTREGQGSTAYGPVGNALADVIILLHVSEDRKNAVALSFPRDLMVEVPSCPNPDGGEPYPGSDLMQINATMNNGGPACTLLTIQELTGVRIPYLAMIDFKGVIAMSEAVGGVTVCVAEPIQDQYTDLYLEAGEHTLIGEQALAFLRTRHGVGDGSDLSRISNQQVFLTSLVRKLKDEGALTNPFTMLKLGTAALENMTLSNSLTSIRVILGMASEVNDVDLDKITFLKLPVYSMSGNYAGRVGLIEEQGQLLFEKLAQDQPLVLQEANVGSGAVVAETEEPTISESVEAAPDSAATSSDEPLPDWVQGTNASVKSCSS
- the pgm gene encoding phosphoglucomutase (alpha-D-glucose-1,6-bisphosphate-dependent), giving the protein MHQRAGLLAHESDLVDLEKLTSSYFDVSPDVAIAEQRVAFGTSGHRGSSLNGSFNENHILAITQAIVEYRTAQGFNGPIYVGRDTHALSEPAQQSVLEVLAGNGLVALIDSNDRYTPTPAISVAIIDHNGQLPRGSDAVADGIVITPSHNPPQDGGIKYNPPHGGPADSDATNWIAKRANEIISNGMQAVKRATPNARKFDFLNNYVSQLDQVLKLDSIRNADVRIGADPMGGASVDYWGAIADRFRLNLQVINPNVDYRFGFMTLDWDGKIRMDCSSPHAMASLIDNKSSFDISTGNDADADRHGIVTADSGLMNPNHFLAASIHYLFGERDGWDENAAVGKTMVSSSIIDKVVSSLGRKLIEVPVGFKWFVSGLSDGSIGFGGEESAGASFLRRNGQAWSTDKDGLIMCLLAAEIEAVTSKSPSELYADLTRIHGEPSYRRVDAPATLEQKSTLSKLSANEVSATTLAGESISNIETHASSGGALGGVKVSTQNAWFAARPSGTENVYKIYGESFKGDQHLEQVLAEAQSLVDSVISSR
- the serS gene encoding serine--tRNA ligase, whose protein sequence is MIDLNLLRENPEAIRASQRARGGDESLVDLAAKLDLQKRSALSEFEALRAQQNQHSKLVAAAPKEQKAELVAQAQELAASVKAADAKANQADEELAKVLLKIENIVIPDVPAGGEENFVVIKQVGEIPSFDFEPRDHAELGELLDVIDIERGVKISGSRFYFLKGWGARLELAMMQLAMDQAAEAGFTVLITPTLVKPEVMQGTGFLGEHSDEIYYLPADELYLTGTSEVALAGYHRDEIIDDLSSPVRYAGWSTCYRREAGAAGKDNRGILRVHQFNKLEMFSYCHPDQAEQEHARLLGWQEQMLQKCELPYRVIDVAAGDLGSSAARKYDVEAWVPTQGTFRELTSTSNCTTFQARRLNTRYRDENGKPRIAATLNGTLATTRWLVAILENHQQADGSVVVPKALRPYLGGLEKIVPKN
- a CDS encoding Bug family tripartite tricarboxylate transporter substrate binding protein, which codes for MKKITIAATALALIASTMSAVPATAAPASAAAAKYGKECATLNAVAKGKGADGSNLVCKKETAGTFKGKRIWAYAKYPTLKSLNFKLGAGPTSGYAGFANDVAAAMKAEGLVSGSITNESVIGGSGAAALNDFMLKDRGKAGKAMVTGYAMLLGIQNNKNSARVSDNIGVARLMAEYEAIVVPATSPYKTMKDLVAAIKKDPTIAVAGGSVGTLDHATTIQVYKAIGVDSTKLNYVAHSGGGEVITSLLSGATKVGVSGWGEFEQYVNSGDLRVLGITAPVKQAKIPAETLKSQGVNVVSQNWRGIMLPPGTSKANRNLVIRAVDVMHAGKTWQQTLVDRNWGDNYIVGDTWDRFLKIEEKKVVTLYAQLGL
- the pheA gene encoding prephenate dehydratase, translating into MSQPKSIAYLGPAGTFTEMAARQLAGEDTALIPVGSVSEALDSVLDGSAERAVVPIENSLEGGVSATMDALATYSGVQIFGEYLVPVTFDLMASPGTTLESIQTVYTHPVAYAQSRKWLQARVPNHSHIPTASTAAAAKTVISGHTSDAAIAAPGAAGLYGLVTLASDIGENKEAQTRFLEVGRSGAPKPRTGFDKTSVIVELPDDRPGGLLEMLEQFAARGVNLSRIESRPVGDRFGRYRFNIDAQGHLEDEAIAEALMGLHRFSPKVIFLGSYPRADKSESVHRGNNSNPAYESAQQWLESLRGN
- a CDS encoding diacylglycerol/lipid kinase family protein; the encoded protein is MGGHAIIFNPSKTSKEKLEQFITQAQLNHVSLFTSDSKTNGYQTALKVISEGHRHIAIAGGDGTIRAVIQAVAEAKHEVSIGLIAIGTGNVLARNLRIPLGLSAKSIERALSGQPYRIDLGEAMALMHDGHLRQFFFTGIAGLGMDARIMQRTRKSLKRRVGWIAYIDGGFRSLPLKFEKFEVSVDERPLRTLKSYSILVGNAGWLPGNISMMPDAKLDDGQLDFAAIGPRRIWNWIDFLARVTWQNQIVRPISLGRKFLDATANLKTMENLNGARIRIRPSSPSPMQLDGDVMGEVLEVNFCLKPKGLVVRL
- a CDS encoding HAD family hydrolase produces the protein MADFERWLIGLDIDGTLVHDDGFLSDRVIEQVTRVRALGHEVVIATGRAAANAYPVIKDLGVKLNHSVCSNGAVTIRLEDAHPKGFEIHDVKTFEPAEVLTQLIEHLPNAHFAVEDVDGSYRFHKPFPAYALGDVNHEAPLEELLHRPVSRVVVLSPDHDVQQFLGLMERVGLKSVSYAIGYTAWLDIAPEGIDKGHALEQLRQSYDIPGHRTLVMGDGRNDIEMFRWARSMGGYAFAMGQAPEEVKLEATAITAAVTEDGVAQVLESLEGLEFLQ